A window of Rhinolophus ferrumequinum isolate MPI-CBG mRhiFer1 chromosome X, mRhiFer1_v1.p, whole genome shotgun sequence contains these coding sequences:
- the USP27X gene encoding ubiquitin carboxyl-terminal hydrolase 27 yields the protein MTLLCLVLPAAQCLLCQKARSQTLNPPAALGARGGGEEQAQPRKSTDKMGKGTFLFRPSGLGSPAPGNLGSRPAPEWSWSFILIGQGGRTWGGRGAWDRAGGRLSCRDDGLSQLLTALLRTRPLRGHFTAPKTFLDLVTPVSLAPQCWGFPGASPASAAASSESPFWVQLPQPPRSLRPGGGHPRSAWPPRRHAQWPPEPSEQGEEPPPVEAEEVEEAETAETAAEKAERKVEAEAKVEGKVEAAGKVDASGKVEAAGKVDASGKVELAEGPGGRVELKLEPEPEPVREAEQEPKGEPKQELEDENPARSGGGGGSSNEVPPPTLPSDPPQLPDPSPRRSRAPRRRPRPRPQTRFRTPPQPRPRPPPRPRPRRGPGGGCLDVDFAVGPPGCSHVNSFKVGENWRQELRVIYQCFVWCGTPETRKSKAKSCICHVCSTHLNRLHSCLSCVFFGCFTEKHIHEHAETKQHNLAVDLYYGGIYCFMCKDYVYDKDIEQIAKEEQGEALKLQASTSTEVSHQQCSVPRLGEKYPTWETTKPELELLGHNPRRRRITSSFTIGLRGLINLGNTCFMNCIVQALTHTPILRDFFLSDRHRCEMPSPELCLVCEMSSLFRELYSGNPSPHVPYKLLHLVWIHARHLAGYRQQDAHEFLIAALDVLHRHCKGDDAGKVANNPNHCNCIIDQIFTGGLQSDVTCQACHGVSTTIDPCWDISLDLPGSCTSFWPMSPGRESSVNGESHIPGTTTLTDCLRRFTRPEHLGSSAKIKCGSCQSYQESTKQLTMNKLPVVACFHFKRFEHSAKQRRKITTFISFPLELDMTPFMASSKESRMNGQLQLPTSSGNDENKYSLFAVVNHQGTLESGHYTSFIRHHKDQWFKCDDAVITKASIKDVLDSEGYLLFYHKQVLEHESEKVKEMNTQAY from the exons ATGACGTTGTTGTGCCTGGTCCTTCCTGCTGCCCAGTGTCTGCTGTGCCAGAAGGCCAGGAGCCAAACCCTCAACCCACCGGCGGCCTTGGGAGCCCGAGGAGGAGGCGAGGAGCAGGCACAGCCTCGGAAGAGCACTGATAAGATGGGCAAAGGGACGTTCCTCTTCAGGCCCAGCGGCCTTGGGAGCCCTGCCCCTGGGAATCTGGGGTCCAGGCCTGCCCCAGAATGGAGTTGGAGCTTCATCCTTATCGGGCAGGGGGGCAGaacctggggtgggaggggagcctgggacagggctgggggcaggctcAGCTGCAGAGATGATGGTCTATCGCAGCTTCTGACTGCGCTCCTCAGGACCCGGCCTCTGAGAGGACATTTCACAGCTCCAAAGACGTTTCTGGATTTGGTTACTCCTGTGTCCCTGGCCCCGCAGTGCTGGG GATTCCCGGGGGCGTCGCCTGCTTCCGCCGCCGCCTCCAGTGAAAGTCCCTTTTGGGTCCAGCTGCCACAGCCACCACGCTCCCTCAGGCCGGGCGGGGGACACCCCAGGTCTGCGTGGCCCCCGCGCCGCCACGCCCAGTGGCCTCCCGAGCCCAGTGAGCAGGGGGAGGAGCCGCCGCCAGTGGAGGCGGAGGAGGTAGAGGAGGCGGAGACGGCCGAGACCGCGGCGGAGAAGGCGGAGAGGAAGGTGGAGGCGGAGGCGAAGGTGGAGGGGAAGGTGGAGGCGGCGGGGAAGGTGGACGCCAGCGGGAAGGTGGAGGCGGCGGGGAAGGTGGACGCCAGCGGGAAGGTGGAGCTGGCGGAGGGACCGGGCGGCCGGGTTGAGCTCAAGCTGGAGCCCGAACCCGAGCCGGTACGGGAGGCGGAGCAGGAGCCGAAGGGGGAGCCGAAGCAAGAGCTGGAGGATGAGAACCCAGCGCGgagcggcggtggcggcggcagcagcaacgaggttcctccccccacccttccctccGACCCCCCGCAGCTCCCGGATCCCTCTCCGCGGCGCAGTCGTGCCCCCCGCCGCCGACCCCGGCCGCGGCCGCAGACCCGGTTCCGTACCCCGCCGCAGCCTAGGCCACggcccccgccccggccccggccccggcgcGGCCCTGGGGGCGGATGCCTGGATGTGGATTTCGCTGTGGGTCCACCAGGCTGTTCCCACGTGAACAGCTTTAAGGTGGGAGAGAACTGGAGGCAGGAACTGCGGGTGATCTACCAGTGCTTCGTGTGGTGTGGAACCCCAGAGACCAGGAAAAGCAAGGCAAAGTCGTGCATTTGCCATGTGTGCAGCACCCATCTGAACAGACTCCACTCTTGCCTGTCCTGTGTCTTCTTTGGCTGCTTCACGGAGAAACACATCCATGAGCACGCCGAGACAAAACAACACAACTTAGCTGTAGACCTTTACTATGGAGGTATATACTGCTTTATGTGTAAGGACTATGTATATGACAAAGACATTGAGCAAATTGCCAAAGAAGAGCAAGGAGAAGCTTTGAAATTACAAGCCTCCACCTCAACCGAGGTTTCTCACCAGCAGTGTTCAGTACCCCGCCTCGGTGAGAAATACCCAACCTGGGAGACAACCAAACCTGAGTTAGAACTGCTGGGACACAACCCAAGGAGAAGAAGAATCACTTCCAGTTTTACCATCGGTTTAAGAGGACTAATCAATCTTGGCAACACGTGCTTTATGAACTGTATCGTCCAGGCCCTGACCCACACTCCAATCCTGAGAGATTTTTTCCTCTCTGACAGGCACAGATGTGAAATGCCAAGTCCAGAGTTGTGTCTGGTCTGTGAGATGTCTTCACTTTTTCGGGAGTTGTATTCTGGAAACCCATCTCCTCATGTTCCCTATAAATTACTACACCTGGTATGGATACACGCACGTCATTTAGCAGGGTACAGGCAGCAGGATGCCCACGAGTTCCTCATCGCAGCGTTAGACGTCCTGCACCGGCACTGCAAAGGTGATGATGCTGGGAAGGTGGCCAACAATCCCAACCACTGTAACTGCATCATAGACCAAATCTTTACAGGTGGCCTACAGTCCGATGTCACCTGTCAAGCCTGCCATGGCGTCTCCACCACCATAGACCCATGCTGGGACATCAGTTTGGACTTGCCTGGCTCTTGCACCTCCTTTTGGCCCATGAGCCCAGGGAGGGAGAGCAGTGTGAATGGGGAAAGCCACATACCAGGAACCACCACACTCACGGACTGCTTGCGAAGGTTTACAAGGCCAGAGCACCTAGGGAGCAGTGCCAAAATCAAATGTGGTAGTTGCCAAAGCTACCAGGAATCTACCAAACAGCTCACAATGAATAAATTACCTGTTGTTGCCTGTTTTCATTTCAAACGGTTTGAACACTCAGCCAAACAGAGGCGCAAGATCACTACATTCATATCCTTTCCTCTGGAGCTGGATATGACACCGTTTATGGCCTCTAGTAAAGAGAGCAGGATGAATGGACAATTGCAGCTGCCAACCAGTAGTGGAAACGACGAGAATAAGTATTCCTTGTTTGCTGTGGTTAATCACCAAGGAACCTTGGAGAGTGGCCACTACACCAGCTTCATCCGGCACCACAAGGACCAGTGGTTCAAGTGTGATGATGCTGTCATCACCAAGGCCAGTATTAAGGACGTTCTGGACAGTGAAGGGTATTTACTGTTCTATCACAAACAGGTCCTGGAACATGAgtcagaaaaagtgaaagaaatgaatacaCAAGCCTACTGA